In Chloracidobacterium sp., the following proteins share a genomic window:
- a CDS encoding OmpA family protein, protein MTRSRRNTAAAGIILTFVLSAVASAQVDVARKTTAITYPLDDTVLVSFRGTTRFPRMKGNARVKRTNRTGTRVELSVDNMPRPFELGPGYATYVVWAISPTGQVDNLGEIKRSGLFFINSKINVTTPLQTFSIIITAEPHFMVARPSQQIMLENLYPTTTDGKRINTMPAISYFGNSSDYFRDPRTPEIAETDYAKTPAAILQAIQGVALAKFAGAERDAPADLAEAETLLQNAKNGWLAGRDSDTVDMTARRSVAASVKAEAAASQGRAAREKRNEKTRADEEIRAAEEKFTSAQNELTDLRAELARETRNRELAERDSLNYSNQVRELRDENGRLREEIGKMRVEMDAAKTRLAALEAEKQREQDARDKEAAEAKLRGAEDGLIASLKKYGAVTKNERGIVLTLPESIWAGPRSSNLLPQSDGKLTSLAELLVNHPNYRISVESHTDSSGDPDLIQTVTERRSYAVADKFASLGVEEGRILAKGFGSTAPIAPNTTPANRAKNRRLQVVLVLPQ, encoded by the coding sequence ATGACCAGATCCCGCAGGAATACCGCCGCGGCCGGTATCATTCTAACCTTTGTGTTATCAGCAGTTGCGTCGGCCCAGGTAGATGTCGCGCGAAAGACGACGGCCATTACCTACCCGCTTGACGACACGGTCCTTGTGTCGTTTCGGGGCACGACCAGATTTCCGAGGATGAAAGGCAATGCGAGGGTCAAGCGGACGAACCGGACGGGGACGCGCGTCGAGTTGTCAGTCGATAATATGCCGCGTCCTTTTGAACTTGGGCCCGGTTATGCGACGTATGTTGTGTGGGCCATCTCGCCCACCGGCCAAGTGGACAATCTTGGCGAGATAAAGCGGAGCGGGCTCTTTTTTATCAATTCCAAGATCAATGTCACGACGCCATTGCAGACCTTCTCGATAATAATCACCGCCGAACCGCATTTTATGGTCGCCCGGCCCAGCCAGCAGATCATGCTCGAGAACCTCTATCCGACCACGACGGACGGCAAGCGCATCAATACGATGCCGGCGATCAGCTATTTTGGCAATTCGAGCGATTACTTTCGCGATCCAAGGACGCCCGAGATCGCCGAAACCGACTACGCGAAAACACCGGCGGCGATACTTCAAGCGATCCAAGGGGTGGCCTTGGCGAAGTTTGCTGGTGCCGAGCGCGATGCGCCTGCTGATCTGGCCGAGGCGGAAACGCTCTTGCAGAACGCTAAGAACGGCTGGTTGGCCGGACGGGATTCGGACACGGTTGATATGACGGCGCGGAGATCCGTTGCGGCATCCGTAAAGGCAGAGGCTGCGGCAAGCCAGGGTCGCGCCGCCCGTGAAAAGCGCAATGAGAAGACGCGAGCCGACGAGGAGATCCGGGCCGCAGAAGAGAAGTTCACTTCGGCACAGAATGAACTTACTGACCTGCGAGCAGAACTCGCTCGCGAGACGCGTAACCGTGAACTTGCCGAGCGGGACTCACTGAACTATTCAAATCAGGTCCGTGAGCTTCGGGATGAGAACGGACGGCTTCGCGAGGAGATCGGGAAGATGCGCGTCGAAATGGACGCTGCGAAGACCCGGCTGGCAGCGTTAGAGGCGGAAAAGCAACGGGAACAAGACGCTCGCGACAAGGAGGCGGCTGAGGCCAAACTCCGTGGAGCCGAAGATGGCCTGATCGCATCGCTGAAGAAATACGGAGCAGTCACAAAGAACGAACGCGGAATCGTGTTGACGCTGCCTGAGTCTATTTGGGCCGGGCCGCGATCGAGCAACTTGCTGCCCCAGTCAGACGGTAAATTGACGTCGCTGGCGGAACTGCTTGTAAACCACCCGAATTACCGCATTTCGGTCGAATCCCATACTGACAGCAGCGGTGATCCGGACCTCATTCAAACAGTGACCGAAAGGCGCTCATATGCTGTCGCAGACAAGTTTGCCTCGCTCGGTGTCGAGGAGGGACGCATCTTGGCGAAGGGCTTTGGCTCGACGGCGCCGATAGCCCCAAACACGACACCGGCGAACCGCGCCAAGAACCGTCGACTGCAAGTCGTCCTGGTGCTGCCTCAATAG